Proteins encoded within one genomic window of Fragaria vesca subsp. vesca linkage group LG1, FraVesHawaii_1.0, whole genome shotgun sequence:
- the LOC101294009 gene encoding uncharacterized protein LOC101294009, which yields MVDVDRRMTGLNPAHVAGLRRLSARAAAAPSTPSTTKSSLPVRNGLLSYSSLAENLITHLKNSGIQVQPGLSEPEFARAEAEFGFAFPPDLKAVLSAGLPVGPGFPDWRASGARLHLKASLDLPIAAISFQIARNTLWSKSWGPRPSDPEKALRVARTALKRAPLLIPIFNHCYIPCNPCLAGNPVFFVDENRIFCCGSDLSDFFERESVFRKSDSDPCILKKQRSVSEKSAGSSANFSRRSLDTGLGSGAARTPRWVEFWSDAAVDRRRRNSNSSSSACSSPDRLFDLPRSESPKWVDEYIDQIGSALKLGGWSDSDISDIVSVSASGFFEGEMVMLDNQAVLDALLLKADRFSDSLRMAGWSSEEVSDALGFNFRAEKEKKPAKKLSPELVERIGKLAESVSR from the coding sequence ATGGTCGACGTCGATCGGAGAATGACCGGCCTCAACCCGGCCCACGTCGCCGGCCTACGCCGCCTCTCCGCCCGTGCCGCCGCCGCCCCATCTACCCCCTCCACCACCAAATCCTCCCTCCCCGTACGCAACGGCCTCCTCTCATATTCCTCTCTGGCGGAAAATCTAATCACTCATCTTAAAAACTCGGGTATCCAAGTCCAGCCGGGTCTATCCGAACCCGAATTCGCCCGCGCCGAGGCCGAGTTCGGCTTCGCATTCCCTCCCGACCTCAAAGCCGTCCTCTCCGCCGGCCTCCCCGTCGGCCCCGGCTTCCCCGATTGGCGCGCATCCGGCGCTCGCCTCCACCTCAAGGCCTCCCTCGACCTCCCGATCGCCGCGATTTCGTTCCAAATTGCCCGGAATACCCTCTGGTCCAAGTCCTGGGGTCCGAGACCGTCCGACCCGGAAAAGGCTCTCCGGGTCGCCCGAACCGCCTTGAAAAGAGCGCCGCTTTTGATCCCCATCTTCAACCATTGCTACATTCCTTGCAATCCTTGCCTCGCCGGCAACCCAGTCTTCTTCGTCGACGAGAATCGGATCTTCTGCTGCGGGTCGGATCTCTCCGACTTCTTCGAGCGCGAGTCGGTTTTCCGTAAATCCGACTCCGACCCGTGCATCCTCAAAAAGCAACGCTCCGTCAGCGAAAAATCCGCCGGGTCGTCCGCGAACTTCTCGCGCCGGAGCCTCGACACGGGTCTCGGGTCCGGAGCTGCCAGAACCCCGAGATGGGTCGAGTTCTGGAGCGACGCCGCCGTGGACCGTCGCCGGAGAAACTCAAACTCATCATCCTCCGCATGCTCTTCGCCGGACAGACTATTCGACTTGCCCAGGTCGGAGTCGCCGAAATGGGTCGACGAGTACATTGATCAGATAGGATCCGCTTTGAAACTGGGCGGGTGGTCCGACTCCGATATATCCGATATCGTCTCGGTTTCCGCGTCCGGGTTTTTCGAAGGCGAGATGGTCATGTTAGACAACCAAGCCGTGTTGGACGCTCTTCTGCTCAAGGCGGACCGGTTCTCGGACTCGCTCCGAATGGCCGGGTGGAGCTCCGAGGAAGTTTCGGACGCATTGGGATTCAATTTTCGCGCGGAGAAGGAGAAGAAACCGGCGAAGAAGCTGTCCCCGGAGCTCGTGGAAAGAATCGGGAAACTGGCCGAGTCGGTTTCCCGGTAA
- the LOC101294298 gene encoding uncharacterized protein LOC101294298 gives MWHEARRSERKVHDMMDAARKRAQRRAVFLAKRRGDPQQSIQVAGSRCRLYRDDGLYQASEDQQGLIPWNGKQDVLIDRFDGRALLDFIRESKHFRVQEKLEEEEELEEFVNFERYRDLIKHRRRGFTDDEGLLHVNQEMEAKVTAPFAAERSQPQASATKGSYSQVGFSYGGDGKDDAQYSDADEDDEDDDDDEDEDDFNSDDSSDEGMDKIAKEFGIKRYGWLVYMDKKAKEEEKRQKEVIKGDPAIRKMSRKERRKVSQIERERERETARVTGTRVLQHDPYRESRRSPTYEAYPHSRRSRSRSPSYSRRHSRGRHSDDHRSKPTTSKIEYITEFGGSGDKEESKREGFSPPTSPSSQTDVLNRCSTGLILEALHVDPASGASLDKDKSTKVVKPSASTSLALAKLSKTSTSVGSLKQQPAEKKETPQERLKRIMSKQLNKQIKKDTAAEMAKKREHERQRLEKLAETSRLSRSRRRSRSRSYSPSPPRRHRRSRSPSQSRSSRRHYSRSRSRSRSRSRSRTRTRSRTYSRSPRVRSHSRY, from the exons ATGTGGCACGAAGCTCGGAGGTCGGAGAGGAAAGTCCACGACATGATGGACGCCGCTCGCAAACGAGCTCAACGACGTGCCGTTTTTCTCGCCAAACGCCGCGGCGATCCCCAGCAGTCCATCCAGGTCGCCGGCTCCCGCTGCCGCCTCTACCGCGACGACGGCCTCTACCAAGCCTCCGAGGACCAGCAAGGCCT GATTCCTTGGAATGGGAAACAGGATGTGTTAATTGACAG GTTTGATGGGCGTGCTCTACTGGATTTTATTCGGGAGTCTAAGCATTTTCGTGTTCAAGAGAAGTTGGAGGAGGAGGAAGAGTTAGAAGAGTTTGTTAATTTTGAGCGTTATCGGGATTTAATTAAGCATCGTCGTAGAGGAT TTACTGATGATGAGGGTTTGCTACACGTGAATCAAGAGATGGAGGCCAAGGTTACTGCTCCATTTGCAGCCGAGAG GTCTCAGCCGCAAGCTTCTGCCACCAAGGGTTCCTATTCCCAAGTTGGGTTCTCTTATGGTGGGGATGGAAAAGATGACGCCCAGTATTCAGATGCTGATGAAGACGATGAGGATGATGATGATGACGAAGATGAGGATGATTTCAACTCTGATGATAGCAGTGATGAAGGAATGGATAAGATAGCAAAAGAATTTGGAATCAAAAGGTATGGCTGGCTTGTCTACATGGATAAGAAAGCTAAGGAGGAGGAGAAAAGGCAAAAGGAAGTGATCAAAGGCGATCCTGCAATT AGGAAGATGAGTCGCAAGGAAAGAAGGAAGGTTTCTCAGATAGAAAGGGAGAGGGAAAGAGAAACTGCCCGGGTAACCGGAACTCGTGTCCTCCAACATGATCCATACCG TGAAAGTAGGCGAAGTCCAACATATGAAGCTTATCCTCATTCAAGAAG ATCAAGATCTCGATCACCATCATACTCAAGGCGTCATTCTCGTGGACGGCATTCTGATGATCATAGAAGCAAACCGACAACTTCTAAAATAGAATACATTACTGAATTTGGGGGCTCAGGTGACAAGGAAGAATCAAAGCGTGAAGGATTTTCTCCACCAACATCTCCTAGCTCACAGACTGATGTGTTAAACCG ATGTTCAACTGGTTTAATACTTGAGGCTCTGCATGTCGATCCTGCATCCGGTGCATCACTTGACAAGGATAAGAGCACTAAAGTGGTGAAGCCATCAGCAAG CACATCTTTAGCATTGGCAAAGTTAAGTAAAACAAGTACTTCAGTGGGGTCACTGAAGCAGCAACCCGCAGAGAAGAAAGAAACTCCTCAAGAGAGACTGAAAAGGATTATGAGCAAGCAGCTGAACAAACAGA TTAAGAAAGATACTGCTGCTGAAATGGCTAAAAAGCGAGAGCACGAGCGCCAGAGGCTGGAAAAACTTGCTGAAACAAGTCGGTTAAGTCGATCTAGGCGCCGGAGTCGTAGCAGGAGCTACAGCCCTTCTCCACCAAG AAGACATCGTCGCAGTAGAAGTCCAAGTCAGAGCAGGAGTTCCCGACGACATTACTCCCGTTCTAGGTCAAGGTCCCGCTCCCGGTCTCGCTCCCGTACCCGTACTCGTTCGCGCACCTACTCTCGCTCACCAAG GGTAAGAAGCCATTCAAGGTACTGA